A region from the Pelagovum pacificum genome encodes:
- a CDS encoding S41 family peptidase has protein sequence MKKFAFAATIGIVTSTIVTTQVAGPLLAQEADRSASVYEQLDLFGDIFERIRAQYVEEVDESDLIEAAIDGMLTSLDPHSSYLSADDAADMRVQTRGEFGGLGIEVTQEEGFVKVVSPMDGTPADAAGMLAGDYITAVDGESILGLTLDEAIDLMRGPVGTEIVITVVREDVPEPFDVSIIRDTITLTAVRTRTEGDSVVLRVTTFNDQTFSNLEEGLAEQIEAAGGIDSINGIVLDLRNNPGGLLDQAVQVSDAFLEEGEIVSTRGRLAEDSDRYNARAGDLAQGKPIVVLINGGSASASEIVAGALQDHARAIVVGTQSFGKGSVQTVMPLRGDAAMRLTTARYYTPSGRSIQALGISPDIIVEQPLPPTEEELAEEEDVPPRFRSEADLRGALANDSLSEEEMQQLEEDRQRAENAAALREEDYQLAYAIDILKGLSALGPRGYRVGQVNQDP, from the coding sequence ATGAAGAAATTCGCGTTCGCCGCGACGATCGGGATCGTCACCAGCACGATCGTGACGACGCAGGTCGCCGGCCCCCTGCTCGCGCAGGAAGCCGACCGGTCCGCCAGCGTTTATGAACAGCTCGACCTGTTCGGCGACATCTTCGAGCGGATCCGCGCCCAGTATGTCGAAGAGGTCGACGAGTCCGACCTGATCGAGGCCGCCATCGACGGAATGCTGACGTCCCTCGACCCGCACAGCTCCTACCTGTCCGCCGACGACGCGGCCGACATGCGTGTGCAGACGCGGGGCGAGTTCGGCGGCCTCGGGATCGAGGTCACGCAGGAAGAGGGCTTCGTGAAGGTCGTCTCGCCGATGGACGGCACCCCGGCGGATGCTGCGGGCATGCTGGCCGGCGACTACATCACCGCCGTCGACGGGGAGAGCATCCTTGGCCTGACGCTCGACGAGGCGATCGACCTGATGCGCGGGCCCGTCGGCACCGAGATCGTCATCACGGTCGTGCGCGAGGACGTGCCGGAGCCGTTCGACGTCTCGATCATCCGTGACACCATTACGCTGACCGCCGTGCGAACCCGGACCGAGGGCGACTCGGTCGTGCTGCGGGTCACGACGTTCAATGACCAGACGTTCTCCAACCTCGAAGAGGGGCTGGCCGAGCAGATCGAGGCCGCCGGCGGTATCGACAGCATCAACGGCATCGTGCTCGACCTGCGCAACAACCCGGGCGGCTTGCTCGACCAGGCCGTGCAGGTGAGCGACGCATTCCTCGAAGAGGGCGAAATCGTCTCCACCCGTGGCCGCCTGGCCGAGGACAGCGACCGCTACAACGCCCGTGCCGGGGACCTCGCGCAGGGCAAGCCGATCGTCGTCCTTATCAATGGCGGCTCTGCCTCCGCGTCGGAGATCGTCGCCGGGGCGCTGCAGGATCATGCGCGCGCGATCGTCGTCGGTACGCAATCGTTCGGCAAAGGCTCTGTCCAGACCGTGATGCCGCTGCGGGGCGATGCCGCGATGCGTCTGACCACCGCGCGCTACTACACGCCGTCGGGCCGGTCGATCCAGGCGCTCGGTATCTCGCCCGACATCATCGTCGAACAGCCGCTGCCCCCGACGGAAGAGGAACTGGCCGAGGAAGAGGACGTGCCGCCGCGCTTCCGCTCCGAAGCCGACCTGCGCGGGGCGCTGGCGAACGACAGCCTGTCCGAAGAAGAGATGCAGCAGCTTGAGGAAGACCGCCAGCGGGCCGAGAATGCCGCCGCACTGCGGGAAGAGGACTACCAGCTCGCCTACGCGATCGACATCCTCAAGGGTCTTTCCGCCCTCGGTCCGCGCGGCTACCGCGTCGGGCAGGTGAATCAAGACCCGTGA
- a CDS encoding RNA pyrophosphohydrolase encodes MTDQPVDESLYRPCVGVVLANRNGEVFVGQRIESDQPAWQMPQGGIDDGETALQAGLRELWEETGVTADLVRIEAETEGWLIYDFPDDIAKTRWKGRFKGQRQKWLLARFTGEDDAVNISTAHPEFSEWKWVTPLQALEAIVPFKRDVYERMLREFDGRI; translated from the coding sequence ATGACCGATCAACCCGTCGACGAAAGCCTGTACCGCCCGTGTGTCGGGGTCGTTCTGGCCAATCGGAACGGTGAGGTGTTCGTCGGTCAACGGATCGAGTCGGATCAGCCGGCCTGGCAGATGCCGCAGGGCGGCATCGACGACGGGGAGACGGCGCTCCAGGCCGGGCTTCGCGAACTGTGGGAGGAGACGGGCGTGACCGCCGACCTCGTACGGATCGAGGCGGAGACGGAAGGCTGGCTGATTTACGACTTTCCCGACGACATCGCCAAGACCCGATGGAAGGGCCGCTTCAAGGGACAGCGGCAGAAGTGGCTGCTCGCCCGGTTCACCGGCGAGGATGACGCGGTGAACATCTCCACGGCGCATCCCGAGTTCTCCGAGTGGAAGTGGGTCACGCCGCTTCAGGCGCTCGAAGCGATCGTGCCCTTCAAGCGCGACGTCTACGAGCGGATGCTGCGGGAGTTCGACGGCCGCATCTGA
- the zapE gene encoding cell division protein ZapE — protein MSVEQSYRSRVADGRLKTDPSQESLLPAMDRVRDALEKPQPKRGLFRKAAPEAVTGLYIWGGVGRGKSMLMDLMFAEVTVAKERHHFHAFMQWVHGEMKKARATGVDDAIKPVAEDLAGRIRFLAFDEMQITDIADAMIVGRLFERLFDGGVTVVTTSNRPPDDLYKDGLNRQLFLPFIDLLKEKMEVIELSSDNDHRQGRLAGTETYFTPANAKSRQALDEIWQSLTDGKEEPLTLHVQGRNVEIPRFHNGVARAKFYDLCGRALGAADYLALADAARVLILEDIPRLGRSNFNEAKRFVTLIDALYEAKVKLFCSAADLPDSLYVEGPGAFEFERTASRLAEMQADGWGDARD, from the coding sequence ATGAGCGTCGAACAATCCTATCGGAGCCGCGTCGCCGACGGCAGGCTGAAGACCGACCCCTCGCAGGAGTCGCTGCTGCCCGCGATGGACCGGGTGCGCGACGCGTTGGAGAAACCCCAGCCCAAGCGCGGCCTGTTCCGCAAGGCCGCACCCGAAGCGGTGACCGGCCTCTACATCTGGGGCGGCGTCGGGCGCGGAAAGTCCATGCTGATGGACCTGATGTTCGCCGAGGTGACGGTCGCCAAGGAACGCCACCACTTCCACGCCTTCATGCAGTGGGTCCACGGCGAGATGAAGAAGGCCCGAGCGACGGGGGTGGACGACGCGATCAAGCCGGTTGCGGAGGACCTCGCCGGCCGCATCCGCTTCCTGGCCTTCGACGAGATGCAGATCACCGACATCGCTGACGCGATGATCGTCGGCCGCCTATTCGAACGTCTGTTCGACGGCGGCGTCACCGTGGTCACGACCTCCAACCGGCCGCCGGACGATCTCTACAAGGACGGGCTGAACCGGCAGCTCTTCCTGCCCTTCATCGACCTGCTGAAGGAGAAAATGGAGGTCATCGAACTGTCGAGCGACAACGACCACCGGCAAGGTCGGCTCGCCGGGACGGAGACCTACTTCACCCCCGCCAACGCCAAGTCGCGGCAGGCGCTCGACGAGATCTGGCAGAGCCTGACCGACGGCAAGGAAGAGCCCCTCACACTGCACGTTCAGGGGCGGAACGTGGAAATCCCGCGTTTCCACAACGGCGTCGCACGGGCGAAATTCTACGACCTCTGCGGCCGGGCGCTCGGCGCGGCGGACTACCTCGCCCTCGCCGATGCCGCGCGGGTGCTGATCCTCGAGGACATTCCCCGCCTCGGCCGGTCGAACTTCAACGAGGCCAAGCGCTTCGTCACGCTGATCGACGCGCTCTACGAGGCGAAGGTGAAGCTCTTCTGCTCTGCCGCCGACCTGCCCGACTCGCTCTATGTCGAAGGCCCCGGCGCCTTCGAGTTCGAGCGCACGGCAAGCCGTCTGGCAGAGATGCAGGCCGACGGCTGGGGCGACGCGCGGGACTGA
- a CDS encoding bifunctional folylpolyglutamate synthase/dihydrofolate synthase → MSQTSDVILQRMTSLHPKIIDLTLDRMWRLLEALGNPQDKLPPVVHIAGTNGKGSTQAMLRAGLEAGGKVVHAYTSPHLARFHERIRLAGELITEDALTEVLDRCYEANGGEEITYFEITTCAGILAMSEVPADYTLLEVGLGGRLDATNVVAKPALTVITSVDYDHQQYLGDTLEAIAGEKAGILKRGVPCVVGRQHEEALEVIEAKAARLGAPLLALGQHWQVSEERGRLVYQDDHGLLDLPRPVLPGPHQIDNAGGVIAGLRYLGFGETECEAAMTQAEWPARMQRMTSGSLVDLAGTCELWLDGGHNPAAGEAMAGTLSAMAKKPTHMICGMLSTKDVKGYLRPLARHGDSLTAFEIPDETATLPAAVTATEARAVGFAEVTEAPDIRSAIRNIAEAHPGSRILICGSLYLAGHVIRENLA, encoded by the coding sequence GTGAGTCAGACCTCTGACGTCATCCTTCAGCGGATGACGTCCCTGCACCCGAAGATCATCGACCTGACGCTCGACCGCATGTGGCGGCTGCTCGAGGCACTGGGCAATCCGCAGGACAAGCTGCCGCCGGTGGTGCATATCGCCGGGACCAACGGCAAGGGATCGACGCAGGCCATGCTGCGCGCCGGGCTCGAAGCCGGCGGCAAGGTGGTCCATGCCTATACCTCGCCGCATCTCGCCCGGTTCCACGAACGCATCCGGCTGGCGGGAGAGCTGATTACCGAGGACGCGCTGACCGAAGTGCTCGACCGCTGCTACGAGGCGAACGGCGGCGAAGAGATCACCTATTTCGAGATCACCACCTGCGCCGGCATCCTCGCCATGTCGGAGGTTCCGGCGGATTACACGCTGCTCGAGGTCGGGCTTGGCGGGCGGCTCGACGCGACGAACGTGGTTGCCAAGCCAGCGCTGACGGTCATCACGTCGGTCGACTACGACCATCAGCAATATCTCGGCGATACGCTGGAAGCGATCGCGGGCGAGAAGGCGGGCATTCTGAAGCGGGGCGTGCCTTGCGTCGTCGGCCGCCAGCACGAGGAAGCGCTCGAGGTGATCGAGGCGAAGGCCGCGCGGCTCGGCGCGCCGCTGCTCGCGCTCGGCCAGCACTGGCAAGTATCGGAGGAGCGCGGGCGGCTGGTCTACCAGGACGACCACGGATTGCTCGACCTGCCCCGTCCGGTCCTGCCGGGACCGCATCAGATCGACAACGCGGGCGGCGTGATCGCCGGGCTGCGGTATCTCGGCTTCGGCGAGACGGAGTGCGAGGCGGCGATGACGCAGGCCGAGTGGCCGGCGCGGATGCAGCGGATGACCTCCGGGTCGCTGGTCGACCTCGCCGGGACTTGCGAGCTGTGGCTCGACGGCGGGCACAACCCGGCGGCCGGTGAGGCGATGGCGGGCACGCTCTCGGCGATGGCGAAGAAGCCGACGCACATGATCTGCGGAATGCTGTCGACCAAGGACGTGAAGGGCTACCTGCGCCCCCTCGCGCGGCATGGCGACAGCCTGACCGCATTCGAGATCCCGGACGAGACGGCGACCCTGCCTGCGGCGGTGACCGCCACCGAGGCGCGCGCGGTCGGGTTCGCCGAGGTGACGGAAGCGCCCGACATCCGTTCCGCGATCCGGAACATCGCTGAGGCACATCCGGGCAGTCGCATCCTGATCTGCGGCTCGCTCTACCTCGCCGGGCACGTAATCCGCGAAAATCTCGCCTGA
- a CDS encoding LysM peptidoglycan-binding domain-containing protein produces MIRIVLGLFVVSVGVCAFILYGRDDGTGVSVTRAASQPLLSADPAATADALRDAAALLAQVPAPEEDEVPVIEVASDAPTFADVSGAPEPASGFPQTQDELRIALIEAFTLDWTDAQISALIARSIDVEGVEIPASILTGQGRVDLAPYLPDGYTPMDAVEVALREAMDSTAPVEDATEEPVEIAVPEAEQAPPVPNERDGPETYVVESGDSLSSIAEAYYGDPDDYVRILEANRDLIGDNRENIHVGWELVLP; encoded by the coding sequence ATGATCCGCATCGTGCTCGGTCTGTTCGTCGTCTCCGTCGGTGTCTGCGCCTTCATCCTGTATGGCCGCGACGACGGCACCGGGGTGTCCGTGACTCGCGCCGCCTCTCAACCGCTTCTGTCCGCCGATCCCGCCGCCACCGCCGACGCGCTGCGCGATGCCGCCGCGTTGCTCGCCCAGGTGCCCGCGCCGGAAGAGGACGAAGTCCCGGTGATCGAGGTCGCCTCCGATGCACCGACCTTCGCGGACGTGTCCGGTGCGCCCGAGCCGGCGTCGGGCTTTCCGCAGACGCAGGACGAGCTGCGCATCGCCCTGATCGAAGCCTTCACGCTCGACTGGACCGACGCGCAGATCAGCGCGCTGATCGCCCGGTCGATCGACGTCGAGGGGGTGGAGATCCCCGCCTCCATCCTCACCGGACAGGGCCGGGTCGACCTCGCCCCCTACCTGCCGGACGGCTACACGCCCATGGACGCGGTCGAAGTCGCGCTGCGCGAAGCGATGGACAGCACGGCGCCGGTCGAGGATGCGACCGAGGAACCGGTCGAGATCGCCGTGCCGGAAGCTGAACAGGCGCCGCCCGTCCCGAACGAACGTGACGGGCCGGAGACTTACGTGGTCGAGAGCGGCGATTCACTGAGTTCCATCGCGGAGGCCTACTACGGCGATCCGGACGATTACGTCCGCATCCTCGAGGCCAACCGCGACCTGATCGGAGACAACCGGGAGAACATCCACGTCGGATGGGAACTGGTTCTGCCCTAG
- a CDS encoding murein hydrolase activator EnvC family protein: MIRALALCLTLMASGVSAQSDPATAADAAATRLDRAAQMLADARTGSDRVAALTETVRAYEDGLVAMREGLRRASIRERTLSIQFEARRDELSRLLGILSTISNAPTPLLLLHPTGPTGTARSGMILADVAPALQRDAEQLRAELEELELLRTLQASASDTLEEGLQGAQEARTALSQAIADRVDLPRRYVEDGTAMRDLIESTETLSAFASGLSGTVAMEVEGAPQPDVSARRGTLSMPVEGTLIRGYQEADAAGVTRPGWLIATRPEALVTTPAVATMRYAGPLLDYGNVVILEPGSGVLFVFAGLGEVYGEVGEVIPEGAPIGLMGGAAPDIQAILTDSVEGADASRSETLYVEIRDGQDTVDPAEWFVPMTGSSE, from the coding sequence ATGATCCGCGCGCTCGCCCTTTGCCTGACGCTGATGGCGTCGGGTGTTTCCGCGCAGAGCGATCCGGCCACGGCCGCCGATGCGGCGGCGACGCGGCTTGACCGGGCAGCGCAGATGCTGGCCGACGCGCGCACCGGATCCGACCGGGTCGCCGCGCTAACCGAGACAGTGCGCGCCTACGAGGACGGGTTGGTCGCGATGCGCGAAGGGCTACGTCGAGCCTCGATACGGGAGCGCACCCTGTCGATCCAGTTCGAAGCCCGGCGCGACGAGCTATCCCGCCTGCTCGGCATCCTGTCGACCATCAGCAACGCGCCGACGCCACTTCTGCTGCTGCACCCCACGGGGCCGACCGGGACCGCGCGGTCGGGCATGATCCTCGCCGACGTGGCCCCTGCCCTGCAGCGCGATGCCGAACAGCTTCGCGCCGAACTGGAAGAGCTGGAGCTGCTGCGAACCCTGCAAGCCAGTGCGTCCGATACGCTCGAGGAAGGCCTGCAGGGCGCACAGGAAGCACGCACCGCGCTCAGCCAGGCAATTGCCGACCGGGTGGACCTGCCCCGCCGGTACGTCGAGGACGGCACCGCGATGCGTGACCTGATCGAGTCGACCGAGACGCTGTCGGCCTTCGCCAGCGGCCTGTCGGGCACCGTCGCGATGGAAGTCGAGGGCGCGCCGCAGCCCGATGTCTCCGCGCGCCGGGGCACGTTGTCGATGCCGGTCGAGGGCACGCTGATCCGGGGCTACCAGGAAGCGGACGCCGCAGGGGTCACCCGCCCCGGCTGGCTGATCGCGACGCGACCGGAGGCGCTGGTCACGACCCCTGCCGTGGCGACGATGCGCTATGCCGGGCCGCTGCTCGACTACGGCAACGTCGTGATCCTCGAGCCCGGATCGGGCGTGCTGTTCGTTTTCGCCGGGCTGGGCGAGGTCTACGGCGAGGTGGGCGAGGTGATCCCGGAAGGAGCGCCGATCGGCCTGATGGGTGGCGCCGCGCCAGACATTCAAGCTATTTTGACTGATAGCGTCGAGGGAGCGGATGCGTCACGCTCAGAGACGCTGTATGTCGAAATCCGAGACGGGCAGGACACGGTCGACCCCGCAGAGTGGTTCGTGCCGATGACAGGGAGTTCAGAATGA
- a CDS encoding GNAT family N-acetyltransferase, whose translation MIRDVVPEDAPMLARLHVQCWRETYTGLLPEEEIAARPYEVRRAQWENQIAAGTSRIAVLPDLGFAQAGPQRDGPLSTDWPEELYCLYLLKVGQGLGQGRTLFEAVRGQVPLTALVLDTNEVACRFYERAGGVLLETRPEHIGQVAISERVYGFR comes from the coding sequence ATGATCAGGGACGTGGTGCCGGAAGACGCGCCGATGCTGGCCCGGCTGCACGTCCAGTGCTGGCGGGAGACTTACACCGGCCTGCTGCCGGAGGAGGAGATCGCCGCCCGCCCCTACGAGGTGCGGCGCGCCCAGTGGGAGAACCAGATCGCCGCCGGGACGAGTCGGATCGCCGTGCTCCCCGACCTCGGGTTCGCGCAGGCCGGGCCGCAGCGGGACGGGCCATTGTCGACGGACTGGCCGGAGGAGCTCTATTGCCTCTACCTGCTGAAGGTCGGGCAGGGCCTTGGCCAGGGACGGACGCTGTTCGAGGCGGTTCGCGGACAGGTGCCGCTTACCGCACTGGTGCTCGATACCAACGAGGTGGCCTGCCGGTTCTACGAGCGCGCCGGGGGTGTGCTGCTCGAGACGCGGCCGGAGCATATCGGACAGGTGGCCATCAGCGAGCGGGTGTACGGGTTTCGGTGA
- a CDS encoding class I SAM-dependent methyltransferase: MAKEKLDTRAIGLDVGLSLMKWLTGSENLHYGDWTGLEVNASNVLAAQEAYTARLFSLLPTEPSRILDIGGGAGVTARKLTDLGHTVEIVVPSAFLAERCRVNAPDAIVHEATFEAAELSGKFDLCLFSESFQYVALDEGLAKCLTLLADGGSIVLADCFRPEGFQLEKMRAKVGGGHRMERFRAELAKLPLEIVAEEDITEAVAPSVEIEQGLFNVVGHAVTRIDEELSAKRKGIRRTIGLVLKAVMSKRSRSRMSQRLMEQTRNRETFAENNRYLVMKLRPTG; the protein is encoded by the coding sequence ATGGCAAAAGAGAAACTTGATACGCGTGCGATCGGCCTCGACGTCGGGCTGAGCCTGATGAAATGGCTCACCGGGTCGGAGAACCTGCATTACGGCGACTGGACCGGCCTGGAGGTCAACGCCAGCAACGTGCTGGCCGCGCAGGAGGCCTATACCGCGCGGCTGTTCTCGCTGCTGCCGACGGAGCCGAGCCGCATCCTCGACATCGGTGGCGGTGCGGGCGTTACCGCGCGGAAGCTGACCGATCTCGGCCACACGGTCGAGATCGTCGTGCCTTCGGCCTTCCTTGCCGAGCGCTGCCGCGTGAACGCGCCCGACGCCATCGTGCACGAGGCGACGTTCGAGGCGGCGGAGCTGTCCGGCAAGTTCGACCTCTGCCTGTTTTCCGAAAGCTTCCAGTATGTCGCGCTCGACGAGGGGCTGGCGAAGTGCCTCACCCTGCTTGCCGACGGCGGATCCATCGTGCTGGCCGACTGCTTCCGTCCCGAGGGTTTCCAGCTCGAGAAGATGCGCGCCAAGGTCGGCGGGGGTCATCGGATGGAACGGTTCCGCGCGGAGCTGGCGAAGCTGCCGCTCGAGATCGTCGCGGAAGAGGACATCACCGAGGCCGTCGCGCCCTCTGTCGAAATCGAGCAGGGGCTGTTCAACGTGGTCGGCCATGCCGTGACCCGGATCGACGAAGAGCTGTCCGCCAAGCGCAAGGGCATCCGCCGGACCATCGGGTTGGTGCTGAAGGCGGTGATGAGCAAGCGCTCCCGCTCGCGCATGTCGCAGCGGCTGATGGAGCAGACCCGCAACCGCGAGACCTTCGCCGAGAACAACCGCTACCTCGTGATGAAGCTCCGCCCCACGGGCTGA
- a CDS encoding lytic murein transglycosylase: MVLIQSSESEGFADWLNGFRARARDRGITAETLDAALDGISYQPEIIDRDRNQAEFVRPIWEYLDTAVSANRVTEGRAAMAAQADLLAALEQRYGVDRDVVVAIWGLESHFGTFRGETPIIPALASLSFDSRRGAFFEGQLLAALRILQNGDTSPANMTGSWAGAMGHTQFMPTSFLAYAVDYDGDGRRDIWADDPTDALASTAAYLARFGWIPGQPWGVEVTLPEGFDYRLADRSVERLPGQWAEIGVMGMDGAPVPDHGEASILLPAGAEGAAFMIFDNYAVIERYNAADAYVIAVGHLSDRLTGGDPFVAEWPRDSRALTNEERFELQERLTGAGFSTRGVDGKIGPNTIGAIRAYQQAVGLTPDGYPSTALLDRLREG, encoded by the coding sequence ATGGTCCTGATCCAGTCGTCCGAGTCCGAAGGTTTCGCAGACTGGCTGAACGGTTTCCGTGCGAGGGCACGCGACCGCGGGATCACTGCCGAAACGCTCGACGCCGCGCTCGACGGGATCAGCTACCAGCCCGAGATCATCGACCGCGACCGCAACCAGGCGGAGTTCGTTCGGCCGATCTGGGAGTATCTCGACACTGCCGTCTCCGCCAACCGGGTGACCGAGGGCCGTGCGGCGATGGCCGCGCAGGCCGATCTGCTCGCCGCGCTCGAACAGCGCTACGGCGTCGACCGCGACGTGGTCGTGGCGATCTGGGGGCTGGAGAGTCACTTCGGCACCTTCCGCGGCGAGACACCGATCATCCCGGCGCTCGCCTCTCTGTCCTTCGACTCGCGTCGAGGCGCGTTCTTCGAGGGCCAGCTCCTCGCCGCGTTGCGCATCCTGCAGAACGGGGACACGTCTCCGGCGAACATGACCGGAAGCTGGGCCGGCGCGATGGGGCATACCCAGTTCATGCCGACGTCATTCCTCGCCTACGCGGTGGATTACGATGGCGACGGGCGGCGCGACATCTGGGCGGACGATCCGACCGATGCGCTCGCCTCCACGGCCGCCTACCTCGCCCGGTTCGGGTGGATCCCCGGCCAACCCTGGGGCGTCGAGGTGACGCTGCCCGAGGGCTTCGACTATCGCCTCGCAGACAGAAGCGTCGAGCGGCTACCGGGACAATGGGCCGAGATCGGTGTCATGGGCATGGACGGCGCGCCGGTGCCCGACCACGGCGAAGCGTCGATCCTGCTGCCCGCCGGCGCGGAGGGGGCGGCCTTCATGATCTTCGACAATTACGCGGTGATCGAGCGCTACAACGCGGCGGACGCCTACGTGATCGCCGTCGGACACCTGTCCGACCGACTGACCGGCGGCGATCCGTTCGTGGCCGAGTGGCCGCGCGACAGCCGGGCGCTCACCAACGAGGAACGGTTCGAACTGCAGGAACGGCTGACCGGGGCAGGGTTTTCCACACGTGGCGTCGACGGCAAGATCGGGCCGAACACGATCGGCGCGATCCGTGCCTACCAGCAGGCCGTCGGTCTGACACCTGACGGCTACCCGTCGACCGCGCTGCTCGACCGGCTGCGCGAGGGCTGA
- the gpmI gene encoding 2,3-bisphosphoglycerate-independent phosphoglycerate mutase — MAAPKPVVLCILDGWGLREEREANAPVLADTPTFDRLMETCPHGTLVTYGPDVGLPEGQMGNSEVGHTNIGAGRTVAMDLGQIDLALQNGTYKDQRALQEFIGKLKESGGRAHLLGVVSDGGVHGHIAHLKHTIGLITEAGVPVVVHAITDGRDVAPKSGESFLEDLMSDLPSEATVGTVTGRYYAMDRDNRWERVEQAYDAMVLAKGNGAPDPVSAIKASYEADKTDEFVVATVIGDYDGMKPEDGVFCLNFRADRAREILRAIADPEFDGFERELPKLAARLGMVDYSEDHNAWYDSVFPKKKVVNTLGAWVASKGLTQFRLAETEKYPHVTFFLNGGKEEPEEGEDRFMPKSPKVATYDLQPEMSAPEVSEKFVEAIEKGYDLIVVNFANPDMVGHTGDLDAAMKACEAVDKGLGQALDALEKAGGAMVVIADHGNCETMVDPETGGPHTSHTTNLVPVIVYGGPEGATVHNGILADVAPTVLDLMGLDLPEEMTGKSLIDA; from the coding sequence ATGGCCGCGCCGAAACCTGTTGTTCTCTGCATTCTCGATGGATGGGGCCTGAGGGAGGAGCGTGAGGCGAACGCGCCGGTCCTCGCCGACACGCCGACCTTCGACAGGCTGATGGAGACCTGCCCGCACGGCACGCTCGTCACCTACGGCCCCGACGTGGGCCTTCCGGAAGGCCAGATGGGCAACTCCGAAGTCGGGCACACCAACATCGGCGCGGGTCGGACCGTGGCGATGGACCTCGGCCAGATCGACCTCGCGCTGCAGAACGGGACCTACAAGGACCAGAGGGCGCTGCAGGAGTTCATCGGAAAGCTGAAGGAGTCCGGCGGCCGCGCCCACCTGCTCGGCGTCGTGTCCGACGGCGGGGTGCATGGCCACATCGCGCACCTCAAGCACACGATCGGGCTGATCACCGAGGCCGGCGTGCCGGTTGTGGTCCACGCGATCACCGACGGGCGCGACGTAGCGCCGAAATCGGGCGAGTCCTTCCTCGAGGACCTGATGTCGGACCTGCCCTCGGAAGCGACTGTGGGCACTGTCACCGGGCGCTACTACGCGATGGACCGCGACAACCGCTGGGAGCGGGTCGAACAGGCCTATGACGCGATGGTTCTGGCCAAGGGCAACGGCGCACCGGACCCGGTCTCCGCCATCAAGGCGTCCTACGAAGCGGACAAGACGGACGAGTTCGTCGTCGCGACGGTCATCGGCGATTACGACGGGATGAAGCCCGAGGACGGTGTCTTCTGCCTCAACTTCCGGGCCGACCGGGCGCGGGAAATCCTGCGCGCCATCGCCGATCCGGAGTTCGACGGTTTCGAGCGCGAGTTGCCGAAACTCGCCGCGCGGCTTGGCATGGTGGATTACTCCGAGGACCACAACGCGTGGTACGACAGTGTCTTCCCGAAGAAGAAGGTGGTGAACACGCTCGGCGCTTGGGTCGCCTCCAAGGGGCTGACGCAGTTCCGGCTGGCGGAAACGGAGAAATATCCGCACGTCACCTTCTTCCTCAACGGCGGCAAGGAAGAGCCCGAAGAGGGTGAGGACCGCTTCATGCCGAAATCGCCCAAGGTCGCCACCTACGACCTGCAGCCCGAGATGTCGGCACCCGAGGTGTCGGAGAAGTTCGTGGAGGCGATCGAGAAGGGTTACGACCTGATCGTGGTGAACTTCGCGAACCCCGACATGGTGGGCCATACCGGCGACCTCGACGCCGCGATGAAGGCGTGCGAGGCGGTGGACAAGGGCCTCGGCCAAGCGCTCGACGCGCTCGAGAAGGCCGGCGGCGCGATGGTGGTGATCGCCGACCACGGCAATTGCGAGACGATGGTCGATCCCGAAACCGGCGGCCCGCATACGTCGCACACGACCAACCTCGTTCCGGTCATCGTCTACGGCGGGCCGGAAGGCGCGACGGTGCACAACGGCATCCTCGCCGACGTGGCGCCGACGGTTCTGGACCTGATGGGCCTCGACCTGCCGGAAGAGATGACCGGGAAGAGCCTGATCGACGCATGA